Proteins encoded by one window of Arachis ipaensis cultivar K30076 chromosome B04, Araip1.1, whole genome shotgun sequence:
- the LOC107639404 gene encoding uncharacterized protein LOC107639404, which translates to MEGLIPFVYKAIMQYKYGNEGVASGTWICDSPSYSYMRLPGDSGRFQNPTSASTSSVTQVISSSSVQSSHQGLTHRRIAA; encoded by the coding sequence ATGGAGGGTCTTATTCCTTTTGTTTACAAGGCTATAATGCAATACAAGTATGGTAATGAAGGTGTTGCTTCAGGAACATGGATTTGTGATTCACCTTCGTATTCATACATGAGGCTACCGGGTGATTCGGGTAGGTTTCAAAACCCTACTTCTGCTTCTACTTCTAGTGTTACCCAGGTCATTTCTTCTTCTAGTGTCCAATCTTCTCATCAAGGATTGACACACCGTCGAATCGCCGCGTAa